In Pyramidobacter piscolens W5455, the following proteins share a genomic window:
- a CDS encoding type II toxin-antitoxin system YafQ family toxin encodes MLNLRYQSAFKRDYKRIRKRGYDVQRLESIIEMLAKEQVLPEECRDHDLGGTWSGFRECHIEPDWLLVYTIDHNDLVLVLSRTGSHSDLFG; translated from the coding sequence ATGCTTAACCTCAGATATCAGTCGGCCTTCAAGCGCGACTACAAGCGTATCCGCAAACGGGGGTACGATGTTCAGCGGCTGGAAAGCATCATCGAGATGCTCGCCAAAGAGCAGGTGCTCCCCGAGGAGTGCCGCGACCACGATTTGGGCGGCACTTGGTCGGGGTTCCGCGAGTGCCATATCGAGCCGGACTGGCTGCTCGTCTACACCATCGACCATAACGATTTGGTCTTGGTCCTCAGCCGTACCGGTTCGCACAGCGATCTGTTCGGATAA
- a CDS encoding type II toxin-antitoxin system RelB/DinJ family antitoxin, whose amino-acid sequence MATTNVTVRMDENLKADFEEMLADFGLNTSVAINIFARQVVYERRIPFVIARDRPNAATRAAMEDARARRGLSKTFSSVKDLMADLDA is encoded by the coding sequence ATGGCGACAACCAACGTCACCGTAAGAATGGACGAAAATCTGAAAGCCGATTTCGAAGAAATGCTCGCCGACTTCGGGCTGAATACGTCGGTGGCCATTAACATCTTCGCGCGCCAAGTCGTGTACGAGCGGCGGATCCCGTTCGTGATTGCGCGCGACCGCCCCAACGCCGCGACGCGTGCGGCCATGGAAGACGCCCGCGCGCGCCGCGGCCTGAGCAAGACCTTCTCGTCCGTGAAAGACCTGATGGCCGATCTCGATGCTTAA
- a CDS encoding DUF3656 domain-containing U32 family peptidase, producing MKKFLELLAPAGTWEALEAAVNAGADAVYLGGKAFGARAYADNFDRDELSRAVRFAHLHGARLFVTVNTLADDREMRELADYLAFLSNAGVDAIIVQDLGVLRLARLVASELPRHASTQMTITNSAGARFAGDCGMVRAVPARELSLADLRAAAAEGVEIEAFIHGALCVCYSGQCLMSSLIGGRSGNRGRCAQPCRMPYALTDREGRNLLGGSAGAYLLSPCDLNTLDVLPQMIEAGVCSFKIEGRMKRPEYVAVVVDAYRRAIDGCLAGNCRVPERDRAAVEQIFNRGFTTAYLTGRPGRKMISDSRPDNRGVFVGRVESLRRGRAAIRLEKELRCGDGLEFAGKGGSGAGTTVASLTVGGRKVECAPAGALAEIDVPPGVRRNAPVFRTLDKKLMEYAATFYGEKNKRRVPVNVRISATVGRPLEVEFSDGEGHTGTGRTSFLAEAARARPLDETSLRRQLERLGATEYVLNGLELAVEGELMVPAGEINEARRQACEALDRARLDDFLPPRRPVEKTAALALLERENADLKKLAAARPAGKTRLSVWTDRLDGVRAALDGGADWVIFGGDRYFSHDASFADCAAAVELVHAAGRRAAIGTPRIVAEPQLRLFKDFLRQTRESGADQLNVHNLGLWQLAREMELKIPLWADMSLNVYNSQSLLFWHEQGAAGATPSIELNLTQLRRLAGVSPLPLECLAQGPIEMMVSEYDVGDSFLGGRERGEIYLRDRTRAAFRLARDQFGRMHVLNSQDLCVLDLVPRLREFGVARLRIDARTYRPDEIRRLTALYRQAISGALKDPQNLPHTTRGHYNRGAM from the coding sequence ATGAAAAAATTCCTTGAACTGCTGGCGCCCGCCGGAACGTGGGAAGCCCTTGAAGCGGCGGTGAACGCCGGGGCCGACGCCGTGTATCTGGGCGGCAAGGCCTTCGGCGCGCGCGCTTACGCCGACAATTTCGACCGCGACGAGCTGAGCCGCGCCGTGCGTTTTGCGCATTTGCACGGCGCGCGCCTGTTTGTGACGGTGAACACGCTCGCGGACGATCGGGAGATGCGCGAGCTGGCGGATTACCTGGCTTTTCTGAGCAACGCCGGCGTGGACGCCATCATCGTGCAGGACCTCGGCGTTTTGCGTCTGGCCCGCCTCGTCGCGTCGGAACTGCCGCGGCACGCCAGCACCCAGATGACGATCACCAATTCGGCCGGAGCGCGCTTCGCCGGGGACTGCGGCATGGTCCGCGCCGTGCCGGCCCGCGAGCTTTCGCTCGCCGACCTCCGGGCCGCCGCGGCTGAAGGCGTTGAGATCGAAGCCTTCATCCACGGCGCGCTGTGTGTCTGTTACTCCGGCCAGTGTCTGATGAGCAGCCTGATCGGCGGCCGCAGCGGCAACCGCGGGCGCTGCGCCCAGCCCTGCCGCATGCCCTACGCGCTCACTGACCGCGAAGGCAGAAATCTGCTGGGCGGCTCCGCCGGCGCGTATCTGCTCAGCCCCTGCGACCTGAACACGCTCGACGTGCTGCCGCAGATGATCGAAGCGGGCGTCTGCTCCTTCAAAATCGAAGGGCGCATGAAGCGTCCCGAGTACGTGGCCGTGGTCGTCGACGCGTACCGCCGTGCCATCGACGGCTGCCTGGCCGGGAACTGCCGCGTGCCGGAACGCGACCGCGCCGCCGTCGAACAGATTTTTAACCGCGGCTTTACGACGGCGTACCTGACGGGACGACCGGGACGGAAGATGATCAGCGATTCCCGCCCCGACAACCGCGGCGTGTTCGTCGGCCGCGTCGAGTCGCTGCGGCGCGGCCGCGCCGCAATCAGGCTGGAGAAGGAACTGCGCTGCGGCGACGGACTCGAATTCGCGGGCAAGGGCGGAAGCGGCGCCGGTACGACCGTGGCTTCTCTGACCGTCGGCGGGCGCAAAGTCGAATGCGCGCCGGCCGGCGCTCTGGCCGAGATCGACGTTCCCCCCGGCGTGCGTCGGAACGCGCCCGTGTTCCGCACGCTGGACAAAAAGCTGATGGAATACGCCGCCACGTTCTACGGCGAAAAGAACAAACGGCGCGTGCCCGTGAACGTCAGAATTTCGGCGACCGTCGGTCGTCCGCTGGAAGTCGAATTCAGCGACGGCGAAGGGCACACGGGAACGGGGCGCACAAGCTTCCTCGCCGAGGCGGCCCGCGCGCGGCCGCTTGACGAAACGTCGCTGCGCCGTCAGCTCGAACGCCTCGGCGCGACGGAATACGTTCTGAACGGACTGGAACTGGCGGTCGAGGGCGAACTGATGGTTCCCGCCGGCGAGATCAACGAAGCCCGCCGTCAGGCCTGCGAAGCGCTGGACCGGGCGCGGCTCGACGATTTTCTGCCGCCGCGCCGCCCCGTGGAGAAAACGGCGGCGCTGGCGCTGCTCGAACGCGAAAACGCCGATCTGAAAAAATTGGCCGCCGCGCGCCCCGCGGGAAAAACACGGCTTTCCGTGTGGACCGACCGACTCGACGGCGTGCGGGCGGCGCTCGACGGCGGCGCCGACTGGGTGATCTTCGGCGGCGACCGTTACTTCAGCCACGACGCGAGCTTTGCCGACTGCGCCGCCGCGGTCGAACTGGTTCACGCCGCCGGCCGCCGCGCCGCGATCGGCACGCCGCGCATCGTCGCGGAACCGCAGCTGCGCCTCTTTAAAGACTTTCTCCGCCAGACGCGGGAAAGCGGCGCCGACCAACTCAACGTTCACAATCTCGGCCTCTGGCAGCTGGCGCGCGAAATGGAACTGAAAATCCCCCTGTGGGCCGATATGAGCCTGAATGTTTACAACAGCCAGAGTCTGCTCTTCTGGCACGAACAGGGAGCCGCCGGCGCCACTCCGTCGATCGAATTGAACCTGACCCAGCTCCGCCGTTTGGCCGGCGTCAGCCCGCTGCCGCTGGAATGCCTCGCGCAGGGGCCGATCGAAATGATGGTGTCGGAGTACGACGTCGGCGACAGCTTCCTCGGCGGCAGGGAACGCGGGGAGATTTATCTGCGCGACCGCACGCGCGCGGCCTTCCGCCTCGCCCGCGACCAGTTCGGCCGCATGCACGTGCTCAACTCCCAAGATCTCTGCGTCCTCGACCTCGTGCCGCGGCTGCGGGAATTCGGCGTCGCCCGCCTGCGCATCGACGCCCGAACCTATCGCCCCGACGAGATCCGCCGCCTGACCGCTCTGTACCGCCAGGCCATTTCCGGCGCGCTCAAGGATCCGCAAAACCTTCCCCACACCACCCGCGGCCACTACAACCGCGGCGCGATGTGA